In Magnolia sinica isolate HGM2019 chromosome 12, MsV1, whole genome shotgun sequence, a single genomic region encodes these proteins:
- the LOC131221284 gene encoding UDP-glycosyltransferase 83A1-like — protein sequence MENSHALVIPYPAQGHVIPMMELSYCLMHRGFRITFVITEFNHARVMTALPKTGGVNGQIRLVTIPDGMAPGEDRNDVGKLCESILRVMPCGLEALIRKINESDHDTITCLVADWCMGWAVEVAAKMGIRGAAVWTVPMGLCAVMFHVPKLIEDGILDADGFPKKQQMIKLSPTMPGLSTAHLLWLCIGDRVSQKSLFQYFDGCTRATKFADWFFCNSFYEIEPYAYDLVPKVLPIGPLMAGRRHGLLEGNFWPENSTCLSWLDEQPARSVIYVAFGSFTIFDQCQFQELALGLEISNRSFLWVVRPDLTNGSLNAYPDGFEARVANRGRIIGWSPQQKVLAHPSIACFLTHCGWNSTMEGVSNGVPFLCWPYFADQFQNQAYISDVWKVGLQMKPNSSGIISREEIKGKIDELLGDEGIRARSLELKRIAQKNVAEGGSSYKNFDDFIESIKSGSVREISMNGTVNWLSL from the exons ATGGAAAATTCACACGCTCTAGTCATACCGTACCCCGCGCAAGGCCATGTCATACCCATGATGGAGCTCTCTTATTGCTTGATGCACCGTGGGTTCAGGATCACATTCGTGATCACTGAGTTCAATCACGCCCGAGTTATGACTGCACTGCCAAAGACGGGTGGTGTGAACGGGCAGATCCGTCTGGTCACGATCCCAGATGGGATGGCACCGGGTGAAGACCGGAATGATGTGGGCAAGCTATGTGAAAGTATTTTACGTGTCATGCCCTGTGGATTAGAAGCACTGATTCGTAAGATCAACGAGTCCGATCACGATACGATCACATGCCTGGTTGCGGACTGGTGCATGGGATGGGCTGTGGAAGTTGCTGCGAAGATGGGAATCCGAGGAGCTGCAGTTTGGACCGTACCAATGGGTCTTTGTGCCGTAATGTTTCACGTTCCGAAGCTGATAGAGGACGGAATCCTTGATGCCGATG GATTTCCAAAGAAACAACAAATGATAAAGCTCTCCCCGACCATGCCAGGGTTAAGCACGGCTCACCTATTGTGGCTCTGCATCGGTGACAGAGTATCGCAAAAGTCCCTCTTCCAGTACTTCGATGGATGCACCCGAGCTACTAAATTCGCCGATTGGTTTTTTTGCAACTCATTCTATGAGATCGAACCATATGCCTATGATTTGGTTCCAAAAGTTCTACCCATCGGCCCTCTTATGGCAGGAAGACGGCATGGGCTGCTTGAAGGGAACTTCTGGCCAGAAAACTCCACTTGCCTAAGTTGGCTAGATGAACAGCCTGCCCGCTCAGTTATCTACGTTGCTTTTGGCAGCTTTACTATCTTTGACCAATGTCAATTCCAAGAACTGGCACTTGGGCTggaaatttccaaccgttcattCCTATGGGTAGTGAGGCCAGACCTCACCAACGGATCATTGAATGCCTACCCAGATGGCTTTGAAGCTAGAGTGGCTAATCGTGGGCGAATTATAGGATGGTCACCTCAacaaaaggtgttggcccatccTTCGATCGCGTGCTTCTTAACCCATTGTGGGTGGAACTCGACCATGGAAGGGGTGAGCAATGGAGTTCCTTTCCTATGTTGGCCTTACTTTGCCGACCAGTTCCAAAACCAAGCATACATTTCTGACGTTTGGAAGGTCGGGTTGCAAATGAAACCCAATTCGAGTGGGATCATATCAAGAGAAGAGATCAAGGGAAAGATCGATGAATTGCTTGGTGATGAGGGTATAAGAGCGAGATCTTTAGAGCTCAAGCGGATTGCCCAAAAGAATGTTGCCGAAGGAGGATCTTCATATAAGAATTTCGACGACTTCATTGAATCAATCAAGTCAGGAAGTGTTAGGGAGATTAGTATGAATGGCACCGTGAACTGGCTATCACTATAA